The Lycium ferocissimum isolate CSIRO_LF1 chromosome 10, AGI_CSIRO_Lferr_CH_V1, whole genome shotgun sequence genome window below encodes:
- the LOC132033286 gene encoding LOW QUALITY PROTEIN: putative pentatricopeptide repeat-containing protein At1g19290 (The sequence of the model RefSeq protein was modified relative to this genomic sequence to represent the inferred CDS: inserted 1 base in 1 codon), whose amino-acid sequence MCELISSFPVKHPPSTATMMAATTVYHKFTCVLLSHFQRRYSTNHSPSTNQLADQITRLLILQRYTAVNNLKFEFSDNLVNTVLIKLKLNPNASLHFFKLASQRQYFKPNLKSYSRIVHILSKARMFDETSFYLSEVLELSRSNKRRVSFLWDELVSVYREFKFSPTVFDMVLKIYAKKGLVKNALYVFDNMPKWGLVPSLGSCNSLLNSLVKKGEIFTVFSVYDEMIKMGFNPDIYTCTIMVNAYCKEGKVDKAEIFVEEIEKKMGLELSVATYHSLINGYVEKKDLKGVERVLRRMDDRGISRNVVTFTLLIKGYCRLCKMEEAEKVFREMKEKDEQAYGMLIDGFCQMGKMDDALRIRDEMLRSEFKMNLFIFNSLINGYCKAGKISNAEQVVRGMISWNLKPDSYSYHTLLDGYCMEGLMQNAFNLCDEMIRNGIDPTVVTYNTLLKGLCREGAIADAMRLWNLMLKRGVVPNEVGYGILLDAFVNMGEFEKALVLWKHILARGHTKSRILLNTVLKGFCKMGKMVEAERLFNKMEELGCSPDGVTYRTLSGGYCKAGEIEKALKIKDAMEMQNIPASIENYNSLISGLIKAGKFSKVKDLLSEMHERELTPNIVTHGALIAGWFKEGLPEKAFKAYFEMRERGLNPNIIIVSSIISGLYKLGRTDDANMVLQKILDAKLYPDLRHIYSFSNSRTVLPAVQKIADSLDGSATKSVVPNNVLYNLAVAGLCKLGKIDDARDVINYFSQKGFTPDEFTYCTLVHGISLVGKVNEAFNLRDEMLVKDLVPNVAVYNALINGLCKAGNTERALRLFNKLHSKGLSPNVITYNTLIDGYYKIGKTSEAVQLLKRMREEXNPSIIKYSIVTSGLHKQGDIQEPMKLLNWLIEGRLV is encoded by the exons ATGTGTGAACTAATTAGTTCCTTTCCAGTAAAACACCCTCCATCGACAGCAACCATGATGGCAGCAACAACAGTATACCACAAATTCACTTGTGTTCTTCTCTCTCATTTCCAACGCCGTTATTCCACCAACCACTCTCCGTCAACTAACCAACTCGCCGATCAAATAACCCGTCTTTTAATTCTCCAACGTTACACTGCCGTTAACAACCTTAAATTCGAATTTTCCGACAACCTCGTCAACACTGTTCTTATAAAACTCAAACTTAACCCTAACGCTTCATTGCATTTCTTTAAATTAGCTTCACAAAGACAGTATTTTAAACCTAATTTAAAGTCTTACTCTAGGATAGTTCATATATTATCTAAAGCAAGAATGTTTGATGAAACTAGTTTTTATTTATCGGAAGTTCTAGAACTTTCTAGAAGTAATAAGAGACGCGTGTCGTTTTTATGGGATGAATTGGTGTCAGTGTATAGAGAGTTCAAGTTTTCACCTACAGTTTTTGATatggttttgaaaatttacgCAAAAAAAGGGTTGGTAAAGAATGCACTTTATGTGTTTGATAATATGCCTAAGTGGGGTCTTGTGCCAAGTTTGGGTTCTTGTAATAGTTTGTTGAATAGTTTGGTTAAAAAAGGTGAGATTTTTACTGTTTTTTCTGTGTATGATGAGATGATAAAGATGGGGTTTAATCCGGATATATATACGTGTACGATAATGGTAAATGCGTATTGCAAGGAAGGGAAAGTTGATAAAGCTGAGatttttgttgaagaaattgaGAAGAAGATGGGGTTGGAGTTGAGTGTTGCTACTTATCATAGTTTGATTAATGGGTATGTGGAGAAGAAGGATCTTAAGGGTGTCGAAAGAGTGCTGAGGCGAATGGATGATAGAGGAATTTCAAGAAATGTAGTTACATTTACGTTATTGATTAAGGGTTATTGCAGGCTGTGTAAGATGGAGGAAGCAGAGAAAGTGTTCAGAGAAATGAAGGAAAAGGATGAGCAGGCGTATGGCATGTTAATTGACGGGTTTTGTCAGATGGGAAAAATGGATGATGCGCTCAGGATTCGGGATGAGATGTTAAGATCAGAGTTTAAGATGAACCTGTTCATCTTTAATTCTTTGATAAATGGATACTGCAAAGCTGGTAAAATTAGCAACGCCGAACAGGTTGTTAGGGGCATGATTAGCTGGAATCTAAAACCTGATTCGTATAGCTATCACACCCTTCTAGATGGTTATTGTATGGAAGGACTGATGCAAAATGCATTTAACCTCTGTGATGAGATGATTCGCAATGGTATCGATCCAACAGTTGTCACTTACAACACTCTACTAAAAGGATTATGTCGGGAAGGTGCCATTGCTGACGCTATGCGTCTTTGGAATTTGATGCTTAAAAGAGGTGTTGTTCCTAATGAAGTTGGATATGGTATTCTCTTAGATGCATTTGTTAACATGGGAGAATTTGAAAAGGCTTTGGTCTTGTGGAAACATATTCTAGCCAGAGGGCACACGAAAAGCAGGATTCTCTTAAATACGGTGCTCAAAGGATTCTGTAAGATGGGGAAAATGGTTGAAGCCGAGCGGCTTTTTAACAAAATGGAGGAGCTTGGCTGTTCCCCTGATGGAGTAACTTATAGGACCCTAAGTGGTGGGTACTGTAAAGCAGGGGAGATTGAAAAAGCTTTGAAAATAAAGGATGCCATGGAAATGCAGAATATTCCTGCTTCCATTGAAAATTATAATTCCCTTATTAGTGGACTTATAAAGGCTGGAAAGTTTAGCAAAGTCAAAGATCTCCTCAGTGAAATGCATGAGAGGGAATTGACCCCCAACATTGTTACACACGGAGCCCTTATTGCTGGTTGGTTTAAAGAAGGATTGCCTGAGAAAGCTTTTAAAGCGTATTTTGAGATGAGAGAGAGGGGATTGAATCCGAATATCATCATAGTTAGCTCCATTATTAGTGGATTATACAAACTTGGTAGAACTGATGATGCTAATATGGTCCTGCAGAAAATATTGGATGCAAAGTTGTATCCTGATTTGAGACATATTTACAGTTTTTCAAACTCTAGGACAGTGCTGCCTGCTGTACAGAAAATTGCAGATTCCCTTGATGGAAGTGCCACAAAATCTGTTGTTCCCAATAATGTCCTGTATAATCTAGCTGTGGCAGGGTTATGCAAATTGGGGAAGATCGATGATGCAAGAGATGTTATAAATTACTTCTCACAAAAAGGCTTTACCCCCGATGAGTTTACCTACTGCACCTTGGTTCATGGCATATCGTTGGTTGGTAAAGTTAATGAAGCTTTCAATTTGCGTGATGAGATGCTAGTAAAGGATcttgttccaaatgttgcagtATACAATGCTCTAATAAATGGCCTTTGTAAAGCAGGGAACACTGAACGAGCATTGAGACTTTTCAATAAGCTTCATTCGAAAGGGTTATCTCCCAATGTTATAACTTATAACACTCTGATAGATGGATACTATAAGATTGGTAAAACTAGTGAAGCTGTGCAACTGCTGAAGAGAATGAGAGAAG TAAATCCTTCAATCATAAAATATTCCATTGTGACTAGTGGTCTGCATAAGCAAGGTGATATTCAAGAACCAATGAAGCTTTTAAATTGGCTGATAGAAGGAAGGCTGGTTTAG